Proteins from a single region of Hordeum vulgare subsp. vulgare chromosome 6H, MorexV3_pseudomolecules_assembly, whole genome shotgun sequence:
- the LOC123406010 gene encoding wall-associated receptor kinase 4-like, whose translation MSAFMVSLVLAVLTLPSATTTIARRNCSDACGYGDIPYPFGLGPWCSLPGFNLTCAVHKHTNDRYLLLGMANSTMEVEFPSVGTNPFVRARISYMVTMIPSVRDYTIRWEAPGRPFAISGSSNMSLIIFGCGITASMFLVDNNSAVDVGSCSAICAQDEIMEKLPEGTCDGIGCCSINIRVNLRAFTLNITRIVGDSVGSSMVHALVASGKYQFYFKPVDALRSSLVPSLVPQQATLDWSIPYHPNCKHAMEDRASYACVSKNSKCQDSRIGGYFCSCLWGEGGNAYVDDGCPEYEPPAPLPPPLPSQVYGSIQPGTDCPTSCGNVSIPFPFGTKLGCFAAVHLYLACMPGTILPVLELTSRMVVSDISLDDGVLHIHEESEPDDFFSGSGSDSALYSLAGKWGVVKWAVDKITCEHAKVDMSDYRCLSSHSECVDVTDDGTLKHLGYRCKCSSGFQGNPYIKDGCTDTNECLQPDKYICNGICHNKFGSYTCTSSVILGVSIGLGSGGGILLLAAIVAIITRRWKSSVEKHLRKRHFRKNRGILLQQLTSSNKSASEGTKLFSLDEIQQATNNFERTRVVGRGGHGTVYKGILADQRVVAIKKSTHAVMSEIDQFINEVAILSQINHRNVVKLHGCCLESEVPLLIYEFISNGTLYDLLHRPSQSKHDDGLSPLSWEERLRIATEIAAALAYLHSAASVSILHRDVKSMNVLLTESRTAKVSDFGASRLIPMDQTHLVTTVQGTFGYLDPEYYHNGMLNEKSDVYSFGVILVELLTRRKPIIENEHDEKQNLSSYFLWAMREGRPLQETLDVQILLEEGINKEMVLCVARLAEECLSLTRWGRPTMKDVEMRLQLLRVARMAGQDQVVPRRHYGAIVPVIGEQGSRQFSQEKEFMSSLRVPR comes from the exons ATGAGCGCGTTCATGGTGTCGCTCGTGCTTGCAGTGCTCACGCTGCCGTCGGCGACAACAACCATCGCTAGAAGAAACTGCTCCGACGCCTGTGGCTATGGTGACATACCTTATCCGTTCGGACTAGGCCCTTGGTGCTCCTTGCCTGGGTTCAATCTCACTTGTGCCGTCCACAAGCACACCAACGACAGATATCTCCTGCTCGGCATGGCCAACTCAACCATGGAGGTGGAGTTCCCCTCCGTGGGTACCAACCCCTTCGTGCGCGCCAGGATCTCCTACATGGTGACAATGATCCCCAGTGTCCGTGACTACACCATCCGTTGGGAAGCTCCAGGTAGGCCTTTCGCCATATCTGGCTCGTCAAACATGTCCTTAATCATTTTTGGTTGCGGTATCACGGCCTCAATGTTCCTTGTCGACAACAACTCGGCCGTCGACGTCGGGAGCTGCTCGGCGATATGTGCCCAAGATGAAATCATGGAGAAGCTACCAGAGGGAACATGCGATGGCATCGGTTGTTGTTCCATCAACATACGGGTCAACTTGAGGGCCTTCACCCTCAACATCACACGCATTGTCGGCGATTCAGTCGGCTCGAGCATGGTTCATGCCTTAGTTGCCAGTGGTAAGTACCAGTTTTACTTCAAGCCAGTCGATGCCCTAAGATCGTCCCTGGTACCCTCTCTAGTACCCCAACAAGCTACACTGGATTGGTCTATTCCCTACCATCCCAACTGTAAGCATGCCATGGAGGACAGGGCTAGTTACGCATGTGTTAGTAAgaacagcaagtgccaggactcgAGGATCGGTGGATATTTTTGCTCTTGCCTATGGGGAGAGGGAGGTAACGCCTATGTCGACGACGGATGCCCCGAATACGAACCGCCTGCACCGCTTCCACCACCTCTCCCTTCGCAAG TTTATGGCTCCATCCAGCCTGGAACGGACTGTCCAACATCATGCGGGAATGTCAGTATCCCGTTCCCATTTGGCACAAAGCTAGGCTGCTTTGCAGCTGTGCATCTCTACTTAGCATGTATGCCAGGGACCATTCTCCCTGTCCTTGAATTGACTAGTCGAATGGTCGTCAGTGACATATCTCTTGACGATGGTGTCTTGCACATTCATGAGGAATCTGAGCCAGATGATTTCTTCTCTGGTTCGGGCTCGGATTCTGCACTCTACTCCTTGGCCGGGAAATGGGGAGTGGTGAAATGGGCGGTTGACAAAATCACATGTGAGCATGCAAAGGTAGACATGAGTGATTATAGATGCTTGAGCTCGCACAGCGAGTGTGTCGATGTCACCGATGATGGAACACTCAAACATCTGGGTTACCGGTGCAAGTGCTCTTCTGGTTTTCAAGGAAATCCTTACATCAAGGATGGATGCACAG ATACTAACGAGTGCCTACAGCCAGATAAATACATATGCAATGGTATTTGCCACAATAAGTTTGGGAGCTATACATGCACCAGTAGTGTAATATTAG GTGTCAGCATTGGACTAGGTAGTGGTGGAGGCATTCTGTTACTTGCCGCTATTGTTGCCATCATCACTAGGAGATGGAAGAGTAGCGTCGAGAAACATCTGAGAAAGAGGCATTTCCGTAAGAATAGAGGCATTCTGCTACAACAGCTCACCTCTTCCAACAAAAGTGCCAGCGAAGGCACAAAGTTATTCTCTCTGGACGAGATACAACAGGCAACTAACAATTTTGAGCGCACCCGTGTGGTCGGGCGCGGGGGCCATGGCACCGTCTACAAGGGCATCCTGGCCGACCAACGCGTGGTTGCCATCAAGAAGTCAACCCATGCAGTGATGAGCGAGATCGACCAGTTCATCAACGAGGTGGCCATCCTCTCGCAGATCAACCACCGGAATGTGGTGAAGCTCCATGGATGTTGTCTCGAATCTGAGGTCCCCCTACTCATCTACGAGTTCATATCCAATGGCACGCTCTACGACCTCTTGCACCGCCCCTCCCAATCAAAGCATGACGATGGGTTGTCTCCCCTTTCCTGGGAGGAGCGCCTGAGAATCGCCACTGAGATCGCCGCCGCACTTGCATACCTCCACTCAGCGGCGTCCGTGTCAATTCTACATAGGGATGTCAAGTCCATGAACGTGCTCCTGACGGAAAGCCGCACCGCCAAGGTATCAGATTTCGGCGCGTCAAGGCTGATCCCGATGGATCAGACGCACCTTGTGACCACTGTCCAAGGAACGTTTGGGTACCTGGATCCAGAGTACTACCACAACGGCATGCTCAATGAGAAGAGCGATGTTTACAGCTTTGGGGTGATCCTTGTAGAGCTGCTGACGAGAAGGAAACCCATCATCGAGAACGAGCACGACGAGAAACAGAACTTGTCCAGCTACTTCCTGTGGGCTATGAGGGAGGGGAGGCCCCTCCAGGAGACCCTGGACGTGCAAATCCTGTTGGAGGAAGGAATCAACAAGGAAATGGTCCTGTGTGTGGCTCGGTTGGCGGAAGAGTGCCTCAGTCTCACGCGATGGGGCAGGCCTACCATGAAAGATGTGGAGATGAGGCTGCAGCTCCTTCGTGTTGCACGGATGGCCGGCCAGGACCAAGTGGTGCCACGGCGGCATTATGGTGCCATTGTTCCCGTGATTGGTGAGCAAGGCTCACGACAATTCAGCCAAGAGAAGGAGTTTATGTCGTCTCTACGTGTACCGCGCTAG